The segment GAAAGGACCACTCCGCTGTTTGGTTGTCTGAAACCACAGTCTGGAAACGTCGGGCAGATGTcttcagaggaagaagaagaaggtgaatTAAGGTTGTGCTCAGGTCTGAAATGAACAACCTTGGATCCCCCGACAAAGATTCCTGTAATAAATGTTTCATCTCCACAAGTTAAATCAAAGGTCATCAGAGTTTCATGGTATGTATAAAACAGTATCCAATCAAATCATCAACAGATAAGAGTACAACTAAACAAAGTAAAGACCTTGTTCTTTATAAGATCTGTCTCTAGATAAAGTCAACAACTTTCTCTACAGTTtcagaaacagagaagaaaaaagaaacaaactttgGAGGAATGAATGAATCTAAAAAGTTACCGTGGTGAGAGTAAGCGAAAACTGCTCTGTAAGTGTAGATGTGATCTCCTGCCTTGAGCTCCTCTCTCTCCATCTTGTTCGTTAGCAAACCCATTCTTGTTCTTCCTTCTCTCTCCCTCTACACAAAgcttttcccttttttttttgcttttctgGGGAAATGCAGCAAAACGGAGTTACAAGTGTGAGCTCTGACGGTGGGATCTGACGTCAGCGAGATAGGTAAAAGTAACCAGTGGAGCTGTTGAGCTAACCCGTTACGGAATCTTCTCACGGCGTTATCTCCAAATCCACACCAACGAGGTCCAAAGTCGCTGATTTTCCGGGGTCCCTTTTTACCTTGATTTCAGGCGAGGGTAATATAGTAAATTTCGCATTGCATGGAGCTATCATAGCAACCGTAATAAAGCAAAGAAAAGAACGACTTGGTCGAGTAGGTCAAGCAAAGGATGTTTGTTTACATTTCTTTTATTCTTTCCAAAggttttagtaaaaatataaaaattacaaagggctttaaaaaaaaagaggagaaaACAAGGCAAAAAGATCGCATGCTAAAGTATTAGAGACAGATACTCCAATTATAAACTTTGACATCAAACTCTGGATGCTCTTCCAATCTCTGCCTTAACTCCTTAGCCTTCTCTGTGTCCTTAGCCAGTATAAGCGAGAATCCACCACCACCTGCACCCACAAGCTTGAAACCTGAGCTATAAGGCTGCGAAAACGCGAAAAGCTTGTCCACAAACTCATTGCTGCAGTACGGATCAAGCTCTTGATGCAATCTCCAAGCTTCTGACATTATCTCCCCAAGCTCATCCACTTCACAGTTCATCAACGCTTCTCTCCCCGATTTTGCCAGCTCTGTCAACCGCTTTATGCTTGATATCAAGAGATTATCTCTTTGTAGGTACCTTGTTACAACCTTGTGTAGGACTTGGTGAGCAAGCCTGAcctgttttacaaaaaaaaatacatcaatgaataagacaaaaaaagaaaaaaaaactctcctCTTCCTCTCAGTTGTTATTGTTACTTACTTGACCCGTGAAAACAACGAGGAGGCGTTGCTGCAACTCTGATATCAGCTGTGGAGAGGCGAGTAACGGAACAACTTGAAGACGCAGAGGAACTCCTGGAAAACTTGAAGTGAATTTGATACCTGGGTATAATCCACCGATCTGATCTTGCCAGCCACCTCCAGTACCCATGAGCTGCTCCAAAACCAAGACCAGCCTTGCAACATTCTCATTGCTTTCATCTCCATTAGATATCTGGAGAAGTCCTTTCACAATGGCTGCAGCTAGGATGCTAGAGGTTCCTAGACCGCTACCACGAGGAACATTAGCCCATGTCTTTATTGCTAATCCTGTGGAGTGTTCTTGAACGATGCCGGTTACCAACAGAGCAGATTTAACAAGCCTGAACGGGTCATTAACTTCAAAGGGTGTCTTGATGGTTACTGGATCTTCGATGTGTAGCTCGTTTCCAGCGTCGTCTTGGATTGAGATTCCACTCTTGTCATTTGTTGTCTCGATGATTGTGCCGATAGGAAGTGAACCTTCTAGGGTTATTGCCATGTTGAGGACGCAACCCGCACGCTCTAAACTCCATGGAGGTGTATCACTCCAACCTCCTACAAAATCTACCCGAACTGGTAGTTCAACTTTCGTCCTTCTTGGTTGGAAAACTCGATCCCTCAGATGAGAAATATGAGGAGGCTTGCCGCTTGATTCCAAGAGATGTTCTGAACACACAAACAAAAGAGTTATCGCACAGCTGAAGCCATATATAAACCAATACTGGTATTTAGctagattttttacctctaaaacCATATCTCACAGCTGAAGCAGTTTCTTCTGCAACTGCTTCCCAGACTTTATGCTCCAAGTCTATCGCCTTGGCCTCATCCCCACATGCTCGTAGAAGATCAACTTCTACCTGATATGCCCGACTCTTTGGAAGAATCTTGGAGTTTTGTTCCTGAAATTTGGGACATTGATCCAGAAAATTCTTGCATATTTCCAATCCTAGTGTTTCTTTCTGTAAAATCTCATGGCAGAGCTGAGACAGATTTCTCCCAAGCATACCATAGTTCACACATGCTTTAGCGATTCCAGACGCAAGATCAGCTTGATGATTGCTGGAACCGTTGCACATCTCAGGAAAGTTTATTGATCCGTGCAACTCTTCTAAGCTTACACGTTTTGAGCTTCTCCACAAGGTTATCTTCTCCTTGTTTCCACTATCGTCTAGACCCATCAACCACGACGCTAGCTTCAGCATTTCACTATATGTGAGAATGGGGAACATTTTGGCATTCCACAAACATCTGTCTTGTGTTGCGTTGAAGTTCCAGAGGTCACTTTCCTCAATGCCAAGATCACAAAGTACTTTCTCTAAAGGTTTACCGCAAAAAGTTCCATCTTTGTGAATTGAGTTCTTCGGATTATCATGGAGACCACAAAACACGATAACTCTCTCCTTGTGTCCCAACAGAGGGACCTCCCAAAGACAATGCCTATCcggaagcatgaacctgaaaCTCTCTGGAGCTTCACTTGGGATGTGAATACCAACAACAACGGACTGGGAACCAATTTGTACAGCGCCAGAAACTGTTGAATCATATATAAGTGAATCTTCACCAATGGAGACACCAGGTGCAATTTCACTAGAGAGAATAACACAAGACGCTGCGATATCAGAAACCGTGGTTGCAGGGATGGAACATAAGTGCCTTCGACCTACAATTCCTGAAGCATCTCCGCTCAAGTGATCCAATACCTCACTTGATGTTCCAAAATGCAAAAACTGCAAATCATCTGACCAGCACAAGATGATAGAAAGAGTTAAAAAAAGAGTCATCAAATGCATTACAGTTTTATGGCCAGTTTTGGGATCAGTACGAACATACAGGTGCAGTAGCTGTACATCTTTTGCCTCCCTAGACTGTTGACAAGGTGTTCCCCCAAAGGTCGGGTTCGCAGCCAATCATGCCTTGAGGGGACCCAAGCAGCCACCAAATCTTCATACAAACTCATCTGCAAGACATAACAACACATATGTAAGAGGCCAACTGCTCTTGAACAACTACAAGGGGATTCTTTTTAGGAACAAGCATGAGAAAATGGACCTCTTTTTTACTTCCTAAAAGCTCTGAGATCATGGGTTGGCACGAGCATCCAAGAGCGACCAGATCTGACCATGCTCTGCCCCTGGCAGATATGATCCCAGTGTCGAGGAGCGTCCGTCCATCATGTAAAATTGCATCTTTCTTGACAAGCTCCTCAACAGTAGGCTTCTGAAGAAGATCATTTACTAAACTAACAGTGTAGCCTCCTTGGGCAAGAGACTCAGATTTGGATGTGACAATAACACCGTGGTTGGAAGCAATATCGAGAGTGATAGGGACAGTAACAATGGAGGCGGAATCTTCAGGGAGAGTCATTTTAAAAGCATCGAAACATGGAAGGACATCACCGGTCATAATGAATAATCCACCTTGACAagttaaaaaggtaaaaagatcAAATCAAATGGTGAAAACACAGTTTGAATATGGGCATCACTGGAGCACTACTACAAgtaagggaaaaaaaaaaaagagacctTGATCACGGAAAGCGTGTCTTGCGGAAGAAGCGAGAGCAAGAATATGATCAAAAAGGAGAGGAACAGGGCCATCAGGATCATCAGAAGCAAGAAAAGGAAGTGGGAGGAAGACTTTCCCCATGGGATTAGCCCAAGGTACTCTCTTGGAGTCACCTCCAGCATGAAGCATCAGCACATGCTTTTCAGACAGGAATCTAACCCAACTACCATTTTCAACTTCCACCTAGAACATAAACATCTAAATCAGATCTAGTGATCATTGCACAATGCCTAGATCCAGATTCAAGGATCTAATTACTGATTTAACCTCGGAAGCAATCGGATCGATCCCTAATTTCTGATaatggagagagagagcatAGATGGCGTTAAGAGTGGCAGCGCCGGAGCCGATCCGCTTGCCATCTGGATCAGGAACGGCCAAAGTGACGGTGGAGTCAGCTATGCGTCCCATACGCTTGGCACGGCGGAGCTGCCAGTCGTAGAGCTCGGCCTGCTCAGGACTGGCGGCAGTGAGAAGGATCGCATCCCATGTGGGGACTCTAGTGGGATGGCGCACGGAGAGACGCAAATGGTACCACGACTTGCGGAGGATCGTGGCGAGGTCtgccttcttcttcctctgctgCTGCTTGATGTTGTTTCTCGAGGATCCTCCTGACATTTTTTTGGCTTCGCCCCCCAGGAAAATCAAATCTGGAGGTTTAGTGGACGAGGGAAGTTTTTTAACAGCTGCTAGTCATAGTCAAAGTCAACAGTCAGGAGGAGCTCTCTGTACGTCGTCGTTTTTGTCCACAACGAGATTGAAACTTTTGCATTGAGATTTGATTCAACATCAAACATTGGAATCAAAATTGAGCTTAACAATAATCCCAAACAAAATTTGCTGACAATggtagaacaaaaaaaaaaaaaaactcaaagacTTCACGTCTAATCAAAGGGCGACATTATTAATGTTTAGACCACCGGTGATCATTCCTCACGCCAAGTTTGCTCGCACTTGACGCATCGATAAAATCTCGATTCCGGCTCATCCGCTGAACGAATCTGCATTGTTTTGAAGTATGCCTTGTCGTGCCCGCATCTTGGGCATGGCGCTGGTCAACAAAACATTCCAACCAAAGAAAAGAATGATATATAGGATGAACATGAAATACAAGTGGAATAGAAAATGAAGCAATGGGATCGATGATTCCTAATTActtcttaaacaaaaaaaatgcttCCATGTAATTGTTACTCCCGGTTAATCGCTAAAATCATGTGTTCTAGCAATTATTGATTTGCGCTTACTGATACTAATCATCGATACAATAAGAATACAAATTAGATCAATCAAAATTCGAAACACAAGTTAGAATGAAAGTGAATATACCTTCAGTTTCAGGTCCTTGTGGAATGTCGTCTTTCTTGACAACAGGATCTATGGATTTCTTAACCAGCAATTGCTTCTTCTTTATCTCCACCTGTTCAGATCATATACCCAAGAGCTAAAGATAGACATAGTGAGCAGAAgggatattctttttttttttgttgccgAGTAAGAATTAAAGACAAAACCTGTCTTTCAATGCGGGCGATGTAAGGACATGTTGAGCAGATGAACTGTGATTTACCGTAACGCAGCAAGTTCCCACAAGTCGGACAGAACTCCATCTTCCACAACTTTCAATCTTctctgaaatatatatatatataaaaaaaaaggaaaaaaaaaaactgcttcTTCAATTCAGTTGGTAAACAGTGAAGAAAAAATACGATATTCACAGATCGACAGGAAGAGAGGGTTTTAAACATTGTTCTACGTTCCCGCCGTCGACGAGCCGCAGCTTTGGCCTTCCTTCTCTCCTTTTCtccttcctttcttttttttttttgttcaaattctCCTTCCTTTCTCTTAATTGACAAGGTTGAAAGTTGAAACTTCGATTATGTTCTTTTCTGAGGGCATCTGCATAgggtgggcaaaatatccgtaaattttgattcgattcgttattcgttccgattcgatccgaaaaatccgaatatccgtaacttaacgaatcgaagcaaatactaaaatccaatatccgtcaaagacgaagcaa is part of the Raphanus sativus cultivar WK10039 chromosome 5, ASM80110v3, whole genome shotgun sequence genome and harbors:
- the LOC108862914 gene encoding bifunctional fucokinase/fucose pyrophosphorylase, translating into MSGGSSRNNIKQQQRKKKADLATILRKSWYHLRLSVRHPTRVPTWDAILLTAASPEQAELYDWQLRRAKRMGRIADSTVTLAVPDPDGKRIGSGAATLNAIYALSLHYQKLGIDPIASEVEVENGSWVRFLSEKHVLMLHAGGDSKRVPWANPMGKVFLPLPFLASDDPDGPVPLLFDHILALASSARHAFRDQGGLFIMTGDVLPCFDAFKMTLPEDSASIVTVPITLDIASNHGVIVTSKSESLAQGGYTVSLVNDLLQKPTVEELVKKDAILHDGRTLLDTGIISARGRAWSDLVALGCSCQPMISELLGSKKEMSLYEDLVAAWVPSRHDWLRTRPLGEHLVNSLGRQKMYSYCTYDLQFLHFGTSSEVLDHLSGDASGIVGRRHLCSIPATTVSDIAASCVILSSEIAPGVSIGEDSLIYDSTVSGAVQIGSQSVVVGIHIPSEAPESFRFMLPDRHCLWEVPLLGHKERVIVFCGLHDNPKNSIHKDGTFCGKPLEKVLCDLGIEESDLWNFNATQDRCLWNAKMFPILTYSEMLKLASWLMGLDDSGNKEKITLWRSSKRVSLEELHGSINFPEMCNGSSNHQADLASGIAKACVNYGMLGRNLSQLCHEILQKETLGLEICKNFLDQCPKFQEQNSKILPKSRAYQVEVDLLRACGDEAKAIDLEHKVWEAVAEETASAVRYGFREHLLESSGKPPHISHLRDRVFQPRRTKVELPVRVDFVGGWSDTPPWSLERAGCVLNMAITLEGSLPIGTIIETTNDKSGISIQDDAGNELHIEDPVTIKTPFEVNDPFRLVKSALLVTGIVQEHSTGLAIKTWANVPRGSGLGTSSILAAAIVKGLLQISNGDESNENVARLVLVLEQLMGTGGGWQDQIGGLYPGIKFTSSFPGVPLRLQVVPLLASPQLISELQQRLLVVFTGQVRLAHQVLHKVVTRYLQRDNLLISSIKRLTELAKSGREALMNCEVDELGEIMSEAWRLHQELDPYCSNEFVDKLFAFSQPYSSGFKLVGAGGGGFSLILAKDTEKAKELRQRLEEHPEFDVKVYNWSICL
- the LOC108862915 gene encoding DNA-directed RNA polymerase III subunit RPC10; protein product: MEFCPTCGNLLRYGKSQFICSTCPYIARIERQVEIKKKQLLVKKSIDPVVKKDDIPQGPETEAPCPRCGHDKAYFKTMQIRSADEPESRFYRCVKCEQTWREE